Proteins encoded by one window of Thunnus thynnus chromosome 3, fThuThy2.1, whole genome shotgun sequence:
- the zgc:65894 gene encoding tubulin beta-4B chain: MREIVHLQAGQCGNQIGAKFWEVISDEHGIDPTGSYHGDSDLQLDRINVYYNEASGGKYVPRAILVDLEPGTMDSVRSGPFGQIFRPDNFVFGQSGAGNNWAKGHYTEGAELVDSVMDVVRKEAESCDCLQGFQLTHSLGGGTGSGMGTLLISKIREEYPDRIMNTFSVVPSPKVSDTVVEPYNATLSVHQLVENTDETYCIDNEALYDICFRTLKLTTPTYGDLNHLVSATMSGVTTCLRFPGQLNADLRKLAVNMVPFPRLHFFMPGFAPLTSRGSQQYRALSVPELTQQMFDAKNMMAACDPRHGRYLTVAAVFRGRMSMKEVDEQMLNVQNKNSSYFVEWIPNNVKTAVCDIPPRGLKMAATFIGNSTAIQELFKRISEQFTAMFRRKAFLHWYTGEGMDEMEFTEAESNMNDLVSEYQQYQDATAEEGEFEEEGEEEVA, encoded by the exons ATGCGTGAAATCGTGCACCTACAGGCCGGGCAGTGCGGGAACCAGATTGGAGCAAAG TTCTGGGAGGTGATCAGTGATGAGCACGGCATTGACCCAACAGGAAGCTACCATGGAGACAGCGACCTGCAGCTGGACAGAATCAATGTCTACTATAATGAGGCCTCAG GAGGGAAGTACGTTCCGAGGGCCATCTTAGTGGATCTGGAGCCAGGAACTATGGACTCTGTCCGCTCTGGCCCTTTCGGACAGATCTTCAGACCCGACAACTTTGTTTTTG GCCAGAGCGGAGCGGGTAACAACTGGGCCAAGGGCCACTACACAGAGGGAGCCGAGCTGGTGGACTCGGTCATGGATGTAGTGAGGAAGGAGGCTGAGAGCTGTGACTGCCTGCAGGGTTTCCAGCTTACACACTCCCTGGGTGGTGGTACCGGCTCTGGTATGGGAACTCTGCTCATCAGCAAGATCCGTGAGGAGTACCCCGATCGTATCATGAATACCTTCAGTGTGGTGCCCTCTCCTAAG GTGTCAGACACAGTGGTGGAGCCCTACAACGCCACCCTGTCTGTCCACCAGCTGGTCGAGAACACAGACGAGACTTATTGCATCGACAACGAGGCCCTGTATGACATCTGCTTCCGTACTCTCAAACTCACCACACCCACTTACGGAGACCTCAACCACCTGGTGTCTGCTACCATGAGCGGCGTGACAACTTGCCTGCGTTTCCCCGGCCAGCTCAACGCTGACCTCCGCAAACTGGCCGTCAACATGGTGCCCTTCCCCCGTCTGCACTTCTTCATGCCCGGCTTCGCCCCGCTCACCAGCAGGGGCAGCCAGCAGTACAGAGCCCTCTCTGTGCCTGAACTCACTCAGCAGATGTTCGATGCCAAGAACATGATGGCCGCCTGCGACCCCCGCCACGGCCGCTACCTGACAGTGGCCGCCGTTTTCCGTGGCCGCATGTCCATGAAGGAGGTGGACGAGCAGATGCTGAATGTGCAGAACAAGAACAGCAGCTACTTTGTCGAGTGGATCCCCAACAACGTCAAGACAGCAGTGTGCGACATCCCGCCTCGTGGGCTCAAGATGGCAGCCACCTTCATAGGCAACAGCACGGCCATCCAGGAGCTGTTCAAGCGCATCTCTGAGCAGTTCACCGCCATGTTCCGCCGCAAGGCCTTCCTCCACTGGTACACTGGCGAGGGCATGGATGAGATGGAGTTCACCGAGGCGGAGAGCAACATGAACGACTTGGTGTCCGAGTACCAACAGTACCAAGACGCCACTGCCGAGGAGGGAGAGTtcgaggaggagggagaggaagaggtggCCTAA